One Streptomonospora salina genomic window, ACGCCGGCCGCCTGGTCGCGGTGGCCGCGTTGGACAACCTCACCAAGGGCACCGCCGGCGGCGCCCTGCAAAGCGCCAACATCGCCCTGGGACTGCCCGAGGACAGCGGACTGCCCGTCACCGGCGTCGCGCCCTAGGGCCGCTTCGACTCTTCACGTGAAAGGCCCCATTGTGAGCGTCACCGCACCCAACGGGTTCCGCGCCTCCGGCGTCAGCGCCGGCCTCAAACCCGACGGCGCCCGCGACGTCGCCGTCGTCGTCAACGACGGCCCCTCCCGCGCCGCCGCGGCCGTGTTCACCCGCAACCGCTTCAAGGCCGCACCGGTGCTGTGGTCGCAGCAGGTGGCCTCGGGCGGCCGGGTCCGCGCCGCAGTACTCAACGCGGGCGGCGCCAACGCCTGCACCGGCCCGGCCGGGTTCCGCGACGCCCACGCCACCGCCGAGCACGTCGCCGACGCGCTGGAGGACTCCGCCGGCGAGATCCTCGTCTGCTCCACCGGCATCATCGGCGAGCGGCTGCCCATGGACACGCTCCTCGACGGCGCGGGCACCGCCGTCGGCTCGGCGGGGCGCGACGGCGGCACCGCCGCGGCCGACGCCATCCGCACCACCGACACCGTCGCCAAGATCGCGTTCAAGCGCGGCGCCGGCTACACCATCGGCGGCATGGCCAAGGGCGCCGGCATGCTCGCCCCCGAGCTGGCCACCATGCTCTGCGTCGTCACCACCGACGCCGACCTCACCGCAGCCCAGTGCGACGCGCTGCTGCGCGCCGCGACCCGCCGCACCTTCGACCGCGTCGACACCGACGGCTGCATCTCCACCAACGACACCGTGGTGCTCATGGCCAGCGGCGCCTCGGGAGCCGCACCCGACGAGGCGGAGTTCGGCGCGCTGCTCACCGAGGTCTGCGACGACCTCGCCCGCCAGCTCGTCGCCGACGCCGAAGGCGCCACCAAGTCCATCTCCGTGGAAGTCGTGGGAGCCGCCTGCGAGGACGACGCCGTCGAAGCCGCCCGCGCCGTGGCCCGCAGCGATCTGTTCAAATGCGCCCTGTTCGGCGAGGACCCCAACTGGGGCCGTGCCCTCTCGGCGGTGGGCACCACACGGGCGGCGTTCGAACCCGACGCGGTCAACCTCGCCATCAACGGCGTGTGGGTCTGCCGCGGCGGCGCCATCGGCGACGACCGCTCCAAAGTCGACCTCGGCGGCCGCGACGTCACGGTCACCGTCGACCTCTCGGCCGGGAGCGAGGCCGCGACCGTGCGCACCACCGACCTGACCACCGGCTACGTGCACGAGAACGCGGCCTACAGCTCCTGACGACCCGCACGGGCGACGACGTTGGAAAGGGAGGGACGACGGTGCGCAGCGGCCCGGCCGGCTCCGGCCGCGGATGCGGCACCGGGAATCCGATGAACTCTCGCAAACAGGCCCTCGACAAGGCCACCACGCTGATCGAAGCCCTGCCCTGGCTGAGCAGGTTCCACGGCAGAACCGTCGTGGTCAAATACGGCGGAAACGCCATGACCGATCCCGCGCTGCGCGAGCGCTTCGCCGAGAACATCGTCTTCCTGCGCTACGCCGGCCTGCGCCCCGTCGTCGTGCACGGCGGCGGGCCCCAGATCGATGCGCACCTCGACCGCCTGGGCATGACCAGCACCTTCGCCGGAGGTCTGCGCGTGACCACCCCCGAGACGATGGACGTCGTCCGCATGGTTCTGGTCGGCCGGGTCAACCGCGACATCGTCGGGCTGATCAACGCCCACGGGCCCTTCGCCGTAGGCATCTCCGGCGAGGACGCCCACCTGTTCACCGCCGAGCGCACGTCCGCCTGGGTCGACGGCGCACCCGTCGACCTCGGGCAGGTCGGCGAAGTCGCCGACGTCCGGCCCGGCGTCGTGCGCACCCTGCTCGACGACGGACGCATCCCCGTCGTCTCCAGCGTCGCCCGCTCCGACGAAGGCGTCTTCAACGTCAACGCCGACACCGCCGCCGCCGCACTCGCGGTGTCGCTGGACGCGGGCAAGCTGGTCGTCCTCACCGACGTCGAAGGCCTCTACGCCGACTACCCCGCCTGCGAGGAGCTGATCAGCAGGCTCACCGCCGGCGAGCTGGAGGCCATGCTCCCCGAACTCTCCACGGGCATGGTCCCCAAAATGGAGGCGTGCCTGCACGCCGTGCGCGGCGGCGTGCCCCAGGCCCACGTCCTCGACGGACGCACCCCCCACTCCATGCTGCTGGAGATCTTCACCAACGAAGGCATCGGCACGATGGTCGTCGCCGAGGCCGAGGAACCCACCGACCCCGTGGACATCGTCGAAGGCGAAGGCGAGTGACCGATGAGCGCCACCACCGACCTGCAAGCCCGCTTCGACGCGGCGCTGATGCCCAACTACGGCACCCCGCCGGTCGCTCTCGTCCGCGGTGAGGGCTGCCGCGTCTACGACGCCGACGGCAAGGCCTACCTCGACCTCATCGCCGGAATCGCCGTCTCCGCGCTCGGCCACGGCCACCCGGCACTGGTGACCGCCGTGTCCGACCAGGCCGCCGCGATCGCCCACACCAGCAACCTGTTCCTGCACGAGCGCGAGGTCGAACTCGCCGAACGGCTCGTCGCCCTCCTCGGCGGCACCCGCGACCGCGATGCCCGGGTGTTCTTCGTCAACTCCGGCGCCGAAGCCAACGAGGCCGCACTCAAACTCGCCAA contains:
- the argB gene encoding acetylglutamate kinase, whose translation is MNSRKQALDKATTLIEALPWLSRFHGRTVVVKYGGNAMTDPALRERFAENIVFLRYAGLRPVVVHGGGPQIDAHLDRLGMTSTFAGGLRVTTPETMDVVRMVLVGRVNRDIVGLINAHGPFAVGISGEDAHLFTAERTSAWVDGAPVDLGQVGEVADVRPGVVRTLLDDGRIPVVSSVARSDEGVFNVNADTAAAALAVSLDAGKLVVLTDVEGLYADYPACEELISRLTAGELEAMLPELSTGMVPKMEACLHAVRGGVPQAHVLDGRTPHSMLLEIFTNEGIGTMVVAEAEEPTDPVDIVEGEGE
- the argJ gene encoding bifunctional glutamate N-acetyltransferase/amino-acid acetyltransferase ArgJ: MSVTAPNGFRASGVSAGLKPDGARDVAVVVNDGPSRAAAAVFTRNRFKAAPVLWSQQVASGGRVRAAVLNAGGANACTGPAGFRDAHATAEHVADALEDSAGEILVCSTGIIGERLPMDTLLDGAGTAVGSAGRDGGTAAADAIRTTDTVAKIAFKRGAGYTIGGMAKGAGMLAPELATMLCVVTTDADLTAAQCDALLRAATRRTFDRVDTDGCISTNDTVVLMASGASGAAPDEAEFGALLTEVCDDLARQLVADAEGATKSISVEVVGAACEDDAVEAARAVARSDLFKCALFGEDPNWGRALSAVGTTRAAFEPDAVNLAINGVWVCRGGAIGDDRSKVDLGGRDVTVTVDLSAGSEAATVRTTDLTTGYVHENAAYSS